One window of Cydia strobilella chromosome 10, ilCydStro3.1, whole genome shotgun sequence genomic DNA carries:
- the LOC134744766 gene encoding uncharacterized protein LOC134744766, with the protein MSLTKILKAPGRLFKKENISFLIIRRYDIGLPNDNLRYLSVKPSASISVLRQKIWHLLDLPDFCEEVIVLKSNDVELPLTELRKGNDPQKPFILEVWPAKNMQTFKHNMLTMGSEIRSSAAASVTDCDKSQAESQHTQQDFKDIESTQTMPAPTKEVNKLRQKCFMNTLPPEYKSSELSCKISSTSLLFKLPSRRNRENFGIILLKLQDDLMALSDKLSSLEDKIKT; encoded by the exons ATGTCTTTGACGAAAATCCTGAAGGCGCCTGGCAGACTGTTCAAGAAGGAAAATATATCGTTTCTTATAATTCGTCGATACGATATCGGTC TTCCAAATGACAATCTGCGCTACCTATCAGTAAAACCCTCAGCCTCCATATCAGTTCTGCGGCAGAAAATATGGCACTTGCTAGACCTGCCGGATTTCTGCGAAGAGGTTATCGTTCTCAAGTCGAACGACGTCGAGTTACCTTTGACAGAACTGCGGAAAGGGAACGATCCTCAGAAACCTTTCATACTGGAGGTGTGGCCGGCGAAAAACATGCAAA CATTCAAACATAACATGTTGACGATGGGTAGCGAAATTCGTTCCTCCGCCGCGGCGTCCGTTACAGATTGCGACAAGTCACAAGCAGAGTCTCAACACACTCAGCAGGATTTCAAAGACATCGAATCAA CCCAAACCATGCCGGCACCCACTAAAGAAGTCAATAAATTACGACAGAAGTGTTTTATGAACACCTTGCCACCGGAATACAAGAGCTCTGAGCTTTCTTGCAAAATTTCTTCAACATccttattattcaaattaccCAGTCGAAGGAATCGAGAAAACTTCGGAATTATCTTACTCAAGCTTCAAGACGACCTAATGGCTCTAAGCGACAAATTGTCGAGTTTAGAGGATAAAATTAAAACGTAG
- the LOC134744986 gene encoding ubiquinone biosynthesis O-methyltransferase, mitochondrial translates to MSSLLFRASTNMFCSLRLRTPKTHTLGYSTLLAKKESEDKSTVNAGDIKLHAKLRDQWWDLNGPMKPLHAFNMIRVPFVRDGLVHSPPDQRTSTPLLGKKILDIGCGGGIFSMPLAKLGAEVTGVDASKELIEMAQEHSQAHPPVPGKQPTYICTSIEEHAKDHANVYDGVVASEIIEHIENDKKELFVKSCIHILKPGGRIFFTTPTRTRLTQFTAICLAENVLNALPKGTHQYEQFTTPNEMTLLLEKNGCHVEAVLGSFYNILQNKWHWISSTTLFFALQAIKLEEESLPR, encoded by the exons ATGTCTTCGCTTCTATTTCGTGCTAGCACAAATATGTTTTGCTCATT GAGATTAAGGACACCAAAGACTCATACACTTGGGTATTCAACACTATTAGCCAAGAAAGAGAGTGAAGACAAATCAACCGTTAATGCTGGAGATATCAAACTGCATGCCAAATTAAGGGACCAATGGTGGGACCTCAACGGACCCATGAAACCATTACATGCTTTCAATATGATTAG agtgCCATTTGTAAGAGATGGCTTAGTACACTCTCCACCAGATCAGAGAACCAGTACACCTCTCTTGGGCAAGAAAATCTTAGATATTGGGTGTGGAGGAGGAATTTTTTCAATG CCTTTAGCCAAACTAGGCGCCGAGGTGACCGGCGTCGACGCCAGTAAGGAGCTGATAGAAATGGCCCAAGAGCACAGCCAGGCGCACCCCCCTGTACCTGGGAAACAGCCCACATATATATGCACGTCGATTGAG GAACACGCAAAAGATCATGCCAACGTCTACGACGGAGTAGTAGCTTCGGAAATAATAGAACACATCGAAAATGACAAAAAGGAATTGTTCGTCAAATCCTGCATACACATTTTGAAGCCGGGCGGAAGGATTTTCTTCACGACTCCGACCAGAACTAGGTTGACGCAGTTCACAGCGATATGCTTAGCGGAGAACGTGCTGAACGCTTTACCGAAGGGCACACACCAGTATGAGCAGTTCACCACGCCGAACGAAATGACGTTGTTATTAGAGAAAA acgGTTGCCACGTGGAAGCGGTCCTCGGCAGTTTTTACAACATTCTCCAAAACAAGTGGCATTGGATCAGTTCCACCACCTTATTCTTTGCTCTTCAAGCCATTAAACTAGAAGAAGAATCCTTACCGAGATAA
- the LOC134744767 gene encoding uncharacterized protein LOC134744767, with protein sequence MNLSGVDGSAFTLTFAIELLGIEVWHDCNEGWLDLGPCTQGIKIQYQLYPGQNFDLDILIWPHAVKIWSGMNSSWVRTWQFLDRRWLAFDICHIFPIKVVELKAFIATVYPTFGVGALGSNAKNDKVTEVFLPRLKFGQQRYFAPVIEEETSFETFIYDLIWQTVEGYIPASYLDGLFDVPHPVADVRHQDAVLYHVRETALNRNLSVQSQPQLSSTSKKTLGNQKKKVEGPKTKFEISLSGNNILAGAGRQVAFQSVGDRPPELGEFFVFISSQNLPASDDYPILFVNIDSLVDVPTEALKKYQISHIYTRWSMGEETHDSEHQLIGNKTTYNFNDHHALPLPCDVAFKIICGLMDDDFCIQLRGIRRAPKPYDDPRFFGYDKKDCLFATNAPPTFKHYETDFIIAETKINARSLGKGVSGVVQGEYALLPPNFTVKRLGRQAFCTNDQNGINLPVNPEQIVPSYVVLDAQMTLEVRMGYAGCRPQRLDKSYSRMICLISDQWLIRELSILITDLNRDFESTKESDDFLSGFAIDTGDTVIFYIEGPKDGVILQLWEKTGDYYPHSNPLFSSSAKYASRVYPDLTFAGTPVCFQIMKMFVPLSAVLACPPVYARPSLPILARYATLKLGRLLCNKRWWRLGPPTSVLPTAAELVSFHQELCTAPRPTQAMTALCATPLRSLPNKHAGHD encoded by the exons atgaatTTATCAGGTGTCGATGGAAGTGCATTCACTTTGACCTTTGCCATAGAATTACTCGGAATAGAGGTTTGGCATGATTGCAACGAAGGTTGGCTAGATCTTGGGCCATGTACTCAAGGCATTAAGATTCAGTACCAATTGTATCCTGGACAGAATTTTGACTTAGATATTCTAATATGGCCCCATGCTGTCAAA atatggAGTGGTATGAACTCCAGTTGGGTTCGCACGTGGCAGTTCTTGGATCGTCGATGGCTGGCATTTGATATTTGCCATATATTTCCCATAAAGGTTGTGGAGCTGAAAGCCTTTATAGCGACTGTTTACCCCACCTTTGGAGTTGGCGCTCTCGGATCCAA TGCAAAAAACGACAAGGTTACAGAAGTATTCCTACCGCGTCTAAAGTTTGGGCAGCAACGATATTTCGCTCCAGTAATAGAAGAGGAGACAAGCTTCGAAACTTTCATCTACGATTTAATATGGCAGACAGTGGAGGGTTATATACCCGCCTCTTATTTGGACGGATTGTTTGATGTTCCACATCCTGTGGCAG ACGTGAGACATCAAGATGCCGTATTATATCACGTAAGGGAAACCGCGCTCAATCGCAACTTGTCTGTACAATCTCAGCCACAATTATCAAGCACAAGCAAAAAAACATTAGGAAACCAAAAGAAGAAAGTAGAAGGACCGAAaactaaatttgaaattagtttGTCGGGGAATAATATTTTAGCGG GAGCTGGTCGGCAAGTTGCTTTCCAATCGGTCGGCGACCGGCCACCGGAACTAGGGGAGTTTTTTGTCTTCATCTCCAGTCAGAATTTGCCCGCCTCCGACGATTATCCGATACTTTTTGTAAACATCGATTCTCTAGTCGATGTACCGACAGAAGCGTTAAAGAAATATCA AATATCGCATATTTATACACGTTGGTCTATGGGAGAAGAGACCCATGACTCGGAACATCAGCTTATAGGAAACAAAACAACGTATAACTTCAACGATCATCACGCGCTGCCGTTACCATGCGATGTGGCATTCAAAATTATCTGCGGTCTTATGGATGACGACTTCTGTATTCAG CTTCGTGGAATAAGACGGGCCCCAAAACCATATGATGACCCACGTTTTTTCGGGTATGATAAGAAAGACTGCTTATTTGCTACCAACGCTCCGCCCACATTCAAACATTACGAAACTGATTTTATAATAGCTGAAACTAAAATCAACGCACGGTCTCTTGGAAAAGGAGTCAGTGGTGTAGTCCAAGGAGAATATGCGTTGTTGCCTCCAAACTTCACAGTGAAGAGATTAGGGCGTCAAGCTTTCTGCACAAATGATCAAAACGGTATCAACTTGCCAGTTAACCCTGAACAAATAGTTCCATCATACGTTGTCCTAGATGCTCAAATGACTTTAGAAGTACGCATGGGCTATGCTGGATGCAGGCCGCAAAGATTGGATAAGAGTTATTCTAGAATGATCTGCCTAATTTCTGATCAATGGCTGATAAGGGAATTGTCAATTCTCATTACTGACCTTAACCGGGATTTCGAAAGTACCAAAGAGAGCGACGATTTTCTGTCGGGTTTTGCCATTGACACGGGCGACACCGTAATTTTTTATATCGAGGGGCCTAAGGATGGAGTCATTTTACAGCTATGGGAAAAAACTGGAGACTATTATCCTCACTCTAACCCGTTGTTTTCCTCGTCAGCAAAATATGCATCCAGGGTTTATCCGG ATCTAACGTTCGCTGGCACTCCTGTATGTTTCCAAATAATGAAGATGTTTGTTCCTCTGTCGGCAGTTTTGGCTTGTCCCCCTGTTTACGCGAGACCAAGCTTGCCTATTTTAGCCCGATAT GCCACATTGAAGCTAGGTCGGTTGCTATGCAACAAGCGGTGGTGGCGGCTCGGGCCGCCGACCAGCGTGCTGCCCACCGCCGCGGAGTTGGTCAGCTTTCACCAGGAACTCTGCACGGCGCCCCGCCCGACCCAAGCCATGACCGCTCTGTGTGCCACGCCACTCAGATCTC